The following nucleotide sequence is from Desulfovulcanus ferrireducens.
TGGAAATTTACCGATCTTTTTTTTCAAAATAATAGTGGAAAAAAAGAAGAAGGTGTTTTAGACTTTTTTATAGGGTTGAAAAGTCAGGTTATGGTGTTTTTATTAAACCAAATAATTTTATCGCTACGTACTCACGATAGAAAATAACTGTTATAAAAGTCATTGTGGCAATCATTATATAACTCAAACACTTTAAAGAAGGAGGAGTTTTTATGAATCTCAAAAACGCAAAAGTTATCTTCATGGCTATTTTGGCTGTTTTGATGGTGAGTTCTCTAAGCTTTGCGAGTCCAAGTGGTCATGGCCAGAGAGGCGGGATGATGGGAGGGGCTGCTGTCATGCCTGGCTATCAAGGTATGTACGCTCAGATTCCAAGAGAAAAACAGGAAGCTTTGCAAAAGATTTATCAAAAACATTCTGGCGTGATCCAAAATATTTTTCAAAAGTTGTATTCCAAGCAGCTTCGATTAAAGGCTGCCTTGCT
It contains:
- a CDS encoding periplasmic heavy metal sensor, with product MNLKNAKVIFMAILAVLMVSSLSFASPSGHGQRGGMMGGAAVMPGYQGMYAQIPREKQEALQKIYQKHSGVIQNIFQKLYSKQLRLKAALLDEKIDMKKVNSLVDDISDLRAKLLKEQVSMQIELKKGGFIFPMMGRGMGMMGGMMQPGMMMGPGMMGPGMMHPGMFFPEEAN